A single window of Methanofastidiosum sp. DNA harbors:
- the pyk gene encoding pyruvate kinase — translation MKKTKIVCTIGPSVSNHEMINKLVSSGMDVARLNFSHGTHSEHLKVIDLIKEVSEDTNKKIGILLDTKGPDIRIGEFDNNIHIFTDKEYILSVNKGKDIIPLQNDVSQFLKPNDKVLVDDGTLIFSVLRIEDKDIYLRALNEGNLRQKVSINIPENSYCPSAVTNNDIVDIKFGIKQDVDFIALSFASTKEDIIKTREILKEENGEQWIISKIESNFGIKNIDDLIEYSEGIMVARGDLGVEIDLSKIPSVQRSIIEKCNVKGRPVIVATQMLNSMIENPRPTRAEVEDIASAIYSGADAVMLSGETAIGKYPLESVEMMVKVAIETEKELKSRSEYGPSKRVTDVISSLVAKSVLLSNVKAIVTSTRSGYTACMVSRHKLSVPTYGMTNNTATARKLSIVWGINEVYLDQEKGGISEAVLHAAKFLKNEGLKDNDLFVFTAGISNSKKPRTNLLEIREIGEVLSS, via the coding sequence TTGAAGAAAACAAAAATTGTATGCACAATAGGACCAAGTGTATCAAATCATGAAATGATAAATAAACTCGTCAGTTCCGGGATGGACGTAGCAAGATTAAATTTTTCACATGGCACTCATTCTGAACATCTTAAAGTGATAGATCTAATCAAAGAAGTATCAGAAGATACTAACAAGAAAATCGGGATTTTACTAGATACAAAAGGACCAGATATTAGAATTGGTGAATTTGATAATAATATCCATATTTTTACAGACAAAGAATACATACTTTCTGTGAATAAAGGAAAAGATATTATCCCCTTACAAAATGACGTATCTCAATTTTTAAAACCTAATGATAAAGTCCTAGTTGATGATGGAACATTGATCTTTTCTGTACTTAGAATTGAAGATAAGGACATATACCTTAGAGCGCTAAATGAAGGAAATCTCAGGCAAAAGGTGAGCATAAACATCCCTGAAAATAGTTATTGTCCTTCAGCAGTCACGAACAATGACATTGTTGATATAAAATTTGGAATAAAACAAGATGTTGATTTTATAGCACTGTCTTTTGCATCGACTAAAGAGGATATAATAAAAACTAGAGAGATACTAAAAGAAGAAAATGGGGAACAGTGGATAATCTCAAAGATAGAGTCTAATTTTGGTATTAAAAATATAGATGACTTAATAGAATATTCTGAAGGTATAATGGTGGCAAGGGGCGATTTGGGTGTCGAGATTGATCTTTCTAAAATTCCAAGTGTTCAGAGATCTATAATTGAAAAATGTAATGTAAAAGGTAGGCCGGTAATTGTTGCAACTCAAATGTTAAACTCTATGATAGAAAATCCAAGGCCAACAAGAGCAGAAGTTGAAGACATTGCCAGTGCGATATACAGTGGCGCTGACGCTGTTATGTTGTCTGGTGAAACAGCGATTGGAAAATATCCTCTAGAAAGTGTCGAAATGATGGTAAAGGTTGCAATAGAAACTGAAAAAGAGTTAAAATCAAGATCGGAATATGGCCCTTCCAAAAGGGTAACAGATGTTATTTCATCACTTGTAGCTAAATCGGTATTGTTATCCAATGTCAAGGCAATCGTGACTTCAACTAGGTCAGGGTATACTGCATGTATGGTTTCCAGACACAAACTTTCAGTGCCCACATATGGTATGACAAATAATACTGCTACTGCAAGAAAGCTTTCTATTGTATGGGGGATAAATGAAGTCTATCTAGACCAAGAGAAAGGAGGAATCTCAGAAGCTGTGCTACATGCTGCCAAATTTTTAAAAAATGAAGGGTTAAAAGATAATGACCTTTTTGTTTTTACTGCAGGGATAAGTAACTCAAAGAAACCAAGAACAAACTTGTTAGAAATAAGAGAAATAGGCGAAGTCCTATCTTCTTGA
- a CDS encoding archease, whose translation MNPNKFEYFDVTADIGVKVWGYNLNEIFENAAIAVTKLMLDPRTIEKKIVKDLFIQGNDLPSLLVNWITELLVLRDSEGIIFSSFNINVSNDGRSLNAISYGDYIIGKNLEMDIKAITYSLFKLEKIDKQYYLQFVLDI comes from the coding sequence ATGAATCCTAATAAATTCGAATATTTCGATGTTACGGCAGATATTGGTGTTAAAGTATGGGGGTATAATCTTAATGAGATATTCGAAAATGCGGCTATTGCTGTTACAAAATTAATGTTAGATCCTCGTACAATAGAAAAAAAGATAGTAAAAGATTTATTTATACAAGGGAATGACCTACCTTCTCTATTAGTAAACTGGATTACTGAACTCCTCGTACTTAGAGATAGCGAAGGAATTATTTTTTCATCTTTTAACATAAACGTTTCAAACGATGGAAGATCGCTTAATGCAATAAGTTATGGAGATTATATCATCGGAAAAAATTTAGAAATGGACATAAAGGCCATCACTTATTCTTTATTCAAATTGGAAAAAATTGATAAACAATATTATTTACAATTTGTTCTGGATATCTAA
- a CDS encoding universal stress protein: MAELIKKILVPVDGSKISEKALEYASWVAGKTGAQVTLLHVVDADKLKLTYEAMDKFLPEWKDKVKGDDIKRYSPFFEEQLSCMMEDPLCKRGNNVLKEMTKYAEKNGLKVKTILKMGRVVDTIVQTADDEHTDHIIMGKTGLTGIKRLAMGHVAEDVAKYAGVRVTLVP, from the coding sequence ATGGCTGAATTAATAAAGAAGATATTGGTTCCAGTAGATGGATCTAAAATTTCGGAGAAAGCTCTAGAATATGCGTCTTGGGTGGCAGGCAAAACAGGGGCACAAGTTACTCTGTTACACGTAGTAGACGCAGATAAATTAAAACTGACATATGAGGCAATGGATAAATTCTTGCCCGAGTGGAAAGATAAAGTTAAAGGTGACGACATAAAAAGATACTCTCCATTCTTTGAGGAACAGCTTAGCTGTATGATGGAAGATCCGTTGTGTAAGAGAGGAAACAATGTATTGAAAGAAATGACAAAGTATGCAGAAAAAAATGGATTGAAGGTCAAGACAATTCTAAAGATGGGAAGAGTTGTAGATACAATAGTCCAGACAGCAGATGATGAACATACTGACCACATTATTATGGGAAAAACAGGCCTCACAGGTATAAAGAGATTGGCTATGGGTCATGTGGCAGAAGACGTGGCCAAATACGCAGGCGTCAGAGTCACTCTTGTTCCTTAA
- a CDS encoding slipin family protein, producing the protein MIDPILLAPVAAILLFILAGIRVIKQYERAVKFRLGKFVGILGPGLKWIIPGVDRIEKVDLRVVTVDIPAQEVISKDNVPMKVNGVVFFKVTNADKAILEVEQYKFAISQLSQSALRDMAGKSDLDTILAKREEIGEKIRAIVDIETDPWGIKVTDVKIKDIELPDNMKRAMAHQAEAERDRRARIILAEAEEQAAQRLANAGDIIDKSPAALKLRLYQTLAEIASEKNSTIVFPFPEEMMEFLQKKREQKK; encoded by the coding sequence ATGATAGATCCAATATTATTAGCTCCTGTGGCCGCTATATTGTTATTCATTTTAGCGGGTATCCGAGTGATAAAGCAATATGAAAGAGCCGTTAAATTTAGATTAGGTAAATTTGTAGGTATACTAGGGCCAGGATTAAAATGGATAATTCCTGGTGTAGACAGAATAGAAAAAGTAGATTTAAGGGTGGTCACCGTAGATATACCTGCTCAGGAAGTCATATCTAAAGATAATGTTCCAATGAAGGTGAACGGAGTAGTCTTCTTTAAAGTTACAAATGCTGACAAGGCTATACTAGAAGTTGAACAGTATAAATTTGCGATATCTCAGCTTTCGCAATCTGCACTGAGGGATATGGCAGGAAAATCTGACCTAGATACAATTCTTGCCAAGAGGGAAGAAATAGGTGAAAAGATAAGAGCAATTGTAGATATTGAGACTGACCCATGGGGAATAAAAGTAACAGATGTAAAAATAAAAGATATAGAACTTCCAGACAATATGAAAAGGGCGATGGCACATCAAGCAGAAGCTGAAAGAGATAGAAGGGCAAGAATAATTCTTGCAGAAGCAGAAGAACAGGCTGCACAAAGATTGGCAAATGCAGGTGACATAATAGACAAATCACCAGCTGCATTAAAGTTAAGATTGTATCAAACTTTAGCTGAAATAGCTTCTGAGAAAAACTCTACAATAGTATTTCCATTTCCTGAAGAAATGATGGAATTCCTACAAAAAAAGAGAGAACAGAAAAAATAA
- a CDS encoding class I SAM-dependent methyltransferase, with translation MKYYNKNELLKKIIYKFARKRAEIIYNALEGFIRKEEIILDVGCGSCNIIEILKERNYNVVPLDIGDNSIIEGINPVVYDGEKMPFKENTFDKSMILAVLHHTNQQKILIKEVMRVTKKRIIIIEDVYTNKIDKLVTKFVDSLINLEFNGIQSNRTDSEWRNFFNTNGLRIVNVKFLKRYLVFKPVIYELEIK, from the coding sequence ATGAAATATTATAATAAAAACGAACTTCTAAAGAAAATTATATACAAGTTTGCAAGGAAAAGGGCAGAAATAATATATAATGCGCTTGAAGGATTTATAAGAAAAGAAGAGATAATCTTAGATGTTGGTTGCGGTAGTTGTAATATAATAGAAATTTTAAAAGAAAGGAATTACAATGTTGTTCCCCTAGATATAGGCGATAATAGCATTATAGAAGGAATTAATCCAGTAGTATACGATGGAGAAAAAATGCCGTTTAAGGAAAATACTTTTGATAAAAGTATGATATTGGCGGTACTACATCATACCAATCAACAAAAGATATTAATTAAGGAAGTAATGAGAGTAACGAAGAAAAGAATAATAATCATAGAAGATGTATATACAAATAAAATCGATAAATTAGTAACAAAATTTGTAGACAGCTTAATAAATCTTGAATTTAATGGGATTCAGTCAAATAGAACTGATTCCGAATGGAGAAATTTCTTTAATACAAATGGATTAAGAATCGTAAATGTCAAATTCCTGAAAAGATATCTAGTTTTTAAACCAGTAATTTATGAATTAGAAATAAAGTAG